In Poecilia reticulata strain Guanapo linkage group LG17, Guppy_female_1.0+MT, whole genome shotgun sequence, the following proteins share a genomic window:
- the LOC103479572 gene encoding histamine H3 receptor: MSEEHTDSNSSGYYFDNPSTRIQSSFVFSGPIFVILMVMMVTLVVVIVLGNALVILAFKVDKSLRRQCNYYFLNLAISDFLVGAFCIPVYIPYILTGRWTLGRGLCKLWLVTDYLLCSASVFSIVLISYDRFLSVTRAVSYRARQSMTHQAIIKMIAVWVLAFVLYGPAIIFWELVVGRSRVPKDECFAEFYYSWYFLLSASMLEFFSPFISVAFFNLSIYLSIRRRRRHHREAQLQHQLQASEPASAQTEGVPLSHNWGFGIKLPGRGSFHSQTSSPCLGKLDPSTSRAAQPSRLSRDKKIAKSLAIIVCVFAICWAPYTLLMIIRAACRGRCIQHHWYEVTFWLLWLNSAINPFLYPLCHSSFRRAFSKILCPKRYTTPPSSALRLGQ, translated from the exons ATGTCGGAGGAACATACTGATTCCAACTCCAGCGGGTACTATTTTGACAATCCCTCAACGCGAATCCAGAGCAGCTTCGTGTTCTCAGGACCCATATTTGTCATTCTAATGGTGATGATGGTGACTTTGGTCGTGGTGATAGTTCTGGGTAACGCGCTGGTCATTTTGGCTTTTAAGGTGGACAAGAGTTTGAGGAGACAGTGCAATTACTACTTCCTGAATTTGGCAATCTCAGATTTTCTAGTAG GGGCATTCTGTATCCCCGTCTATATCCCCTACATCCTGACAGGCAGGTGGACGCTGGGTCGAGGGCTGTGCAAGCTGTGGCTGGTCACGGACTATCTTCTCTGCTCGGCATCTGTCTTCAGCATTGTGCTCATCAGCTATGACCGTTTCCTCTCTGTCACCAGAGCG GTAAGTTATCGAGCCAGACAGAGCATGACTCATCAAGCCATAATCAAGATGATTGCAGTCTGGGTGCTGGCCTTTGTCCTGTATGGGCCAGCTATCATATTCTGGGAGCTGGTGGTGGGCAGAAGCCGCGTGCCAAAGGATGAGTGCTTTGCAGAGTTCTATTACTCTTGGTACTTTCTGCTAAGTGCCTCCATGTTGgagtttttctctcctttcatcTCGGTGGCTTTCTTCAACCTCAGCATTTACCTGAGTATACGCAGGAGAAGGCGCCACCATAGGGAGGCCCAACTTCAGCACCAGCTTCAGGCAAGTGAACCGGCTTCTGCCCAGACAGAAGGCGTCCCTCTATCCCATAACTGGGGATTTGGGATAAAGCTGCCTGGAAGAGGCTCCTTCCACTCTCAGACCTCCTCCCCTTGTTTGGGTAAACTGGATCCCTCTACCAGCAGGGCTGCTCAGCCTAGCCGTCTGTCCAGGGATAAGAAAATYGCTAAGTCCCTGGCCATCATAGTATGTGTGTTTGCCATCTGCTGGGCACCATACACCCTACTGATGATCATCCGTGCTGCCTGCAGAGGGCGATGCATCCAGCATCACTGGTATGAGGTCACCTTCTGGCTCCTGTGGCTTAACTCAGCTATTAACCCATTCCTGTACCCACTGTGCCACAGTAGCTTCCGCAGGGCCTTCAGCAAGATCCTCTGCCCAAAGCGGTACACAACTCCGCCTTCCTCTGCCCTGCGCCTTGGCCAGTGA